In the genome of Bradyrhizobium sp. CB3481, the window AGCGATCCACCGGGAAAGAAGGGCAAGAACGGGGAAACTGCCTCTGGGCGTACGGGATCAGCGACCGACCAGGGGACGGTCTGACCCCCACAAAACAAATCGCACAAAAGAAAAGAGGCGGCCGACGGCCGCCTCTCGAGTATCATGTGCGTTCTCGTTACTGACAGATGTGGCGTCGGCCGTCGTCGCCCATGAACGTCGTGCCGGGCTGACAGACGAAGCCGCTGTTGTAGCCGCCGTAATAACGACGTCCGTAATAGCCGTCATTATAGGCGTAGACGTCGTTTCTAAACGGTGCGGTCGCGATCGCGCCGGCCGTGCCGACCGCGCCGCCGACAACGCCGGCGGCTACGTCAGCCGGCCAGAATCCGCTGTTGTAATGATGATAGACCCGTTGCTGGGTTTGCGTGTTACGGATGGCGTCGGACCTTCCGTGAGAGTCCTGCGCCAGCGCCGGCGCCGCGAGCGCCGTGGAAAGAACTGCGGCTGCGGTCAGGAACTTCAAGTTCATCATGTGCCTCCGTTTGCAGTGACGTGAGGCCAACAAATAGCGATAGCGGCCGTTCCGATATCGTGGTGGCAGCTTTTCAAACGGATGTGAGGTTTCAGTTCCGGTTTCATGCGCTGAACATGCAACCATCGTTCCCGTCGGATCGATTGGGCGTTAGGCTGGCTGCCGCTCGGATCGTACCCGGTGCCAGACCGGATACGCCAGCCAGAATCCGAGCAGCGCTACCAACGCAGCCACGCCGGCGCTCAAGGCAACGCTTGTGCTTTCCGTCGTCTTGAAGAACACCACGGCAACGTCGGAGGAGATGCCAATGGCGAGCGGGATCGAGGCGGCGATGACGAGGCGCGAGCCGATCTTGAAAAACTCGGAATCGTCCTCGCCCTGGAAGCCGAGGCGGTGGACCGCGGCGGGCGTCATCAGCAGGACGACGGCCAGCGCGACGGCGCACAGTCCGGCGCAGTGAATGTACTTGAAGAGTGCGGGCAGTTCGTTGAACGCCTTCGTCAGGGTCGCGACGAGCTGGAAGCCGAGCAAGGCCTGACCGCCTGGGATTATGACGCGCGCTTCCGTCAGCATCTGCTCGATCTTGGTCTTCAGCGGCGTCGCTTTCGAAGTTTCCTGCATGGGCTTTTTCCGATCCCGTTTCAGCGCAAAGCCTAGTCCGTAAAGTAGCGCGAGACCGACCACTGTGAAGGAAGTGCCGATCGCGACTCCCAGGGGACGGCCGAACAAATGCTCGAAGATCACAAAGGCGGATATCCCGAGCCCGACCGTCAGCGGCAATAAACTGGCGCCTGCCAGCAGCGTCGCGGCATCGATTGCGGCCCGCCGGCTCTCGCCGCGGAAAATGATCTGGTGAAACAGCGAAGGGGCGATCAGAAGGCTGATGCTGATCAGCATCAGCACGAGCCCTGCGTTATGAATGAGCTGGCTCTCTGCGGAAATCTCCGGAAAGCGTTCCTGAAACACGGCTTCGAACTGGAATCCGAACAGAACTTGGGCGCCAAGGATCAGGAGCCTTGATTCATCCAGGGCAGTCTTCAACCGGCTGTCGATATCCATTGGGGTCCTCCGCCCATCAACAATCCTGTCATTGCCGGGTTCCTGGGTGGCTTGGGCCGGACCGGTCGGGAACGATGTCGCGCAGCGTCCATTGAGGGGATGGAAGGCCGGCGCCAAAACGCCGCGGCGGCTGATCGCATGCGAGGTTTCCGATGAAAAGCAAACGCGTCGGCGCCGATGAGGAGGCCCAGGTCCATGTCGTGGTTTTGGATACCGGCGAGGAAGCGTTCGGTGCGCTGAGCCGCTTCGTCAACGAAGCGAACATTTCCGCGGCCTCTCTGACCGCGATTGGCGCTTTCAAGCGGGCGACCGTCGGTTGGTTTGATGTTGCTTCGAAGAGCTA includes:
- a CDS encoding DUF6328 family protein — encoded protein: MDIDSRLKTALDESRLLILGAQVLFGFQFEAVFQERFPEISAESQLIHNAGLVLMLISISLLIAPSLFHQIIFRGESRRAAIDAATLLAGASLLPLTVGLGISAFVIFEHLFGRPLGVAIGTSFTVVGLALLYGLGFALKRDRKKPMQETSKATPLKTKIEQMLTEARVIIPGGQALLGFQLVATLTKAFNELPALFKYIHCAGLCAVALAVVLLMTPAAVHRLGFQGEDDSEFFKIGSRLVIAASIPLAIGISSDVAVVFFKTTESTSVALSAGVAALVALLGFWLAYPVWHRVRSERQPA